One window of the Fibrobacter sp. genome contains the following:
- a CDS encoding DUF1007 family protein encodes MIRKAVLCVLLLLSVCGTAFAHPHVFLDASVTVDFDNQGFAGVKNRWTYDEIYSAAMISSVDDGDGILSEKETNILRQEILDPIVKENYYNYVLLGTKFLTAEKIKDFKVKFENRRLILEFEVGFSVPVTADYTMLVVVVADPSNYIQMTTDLENAEVEAPDFMEVDYFNDSLRGMTMFKAFRSEIEGLFLRFKK; translated from the coding sequence ATGATTCGAAAAGCCGTTCTTTGTGTATTGCTATTGCTTAGTGTATGCGGGACGGCTTTTGCACATCCTCATGTTTTTCTTGATGCCTCGGTAACGGTTGATTTTGATAACCAGGGGTTTGCTGGGGTGAAAAATCGCTGGACTTATGACGAAATTTACAGTGCCGCCATGATATCGTCTGTCGATGATGGCGATGGAATTTTGTCTGAAAAGGAAACGAATATTCTTAGACAAGAAATTTTGGACCCCATAGTCAAGGAAAACTATTACAACTATGTTCTTCTTGGTACCAAATTCTTGACTGCGGAAAAAATCAAGGATTTTAAGGTGAAATTTGAAAATCGCCGTTTAATCCTGGAATTTGAGGTCGGATTTAGTGTGCCGGTGACTGCCGATTATACCATGCTGGTTGTCGTTGTGGCGGATCCGTCAAATTACATACAAATGACTACCGATCTGGAAAATGCTGAAGTTGAGGCTCCGGATTTCATGGAAGTGGACTATTTTAATGATTCTTTGCGTGGAATGACCATGTTCAAGGCGTTCCGCTCGGAAATTGAGGGGTTGTTCCTCAGATTCAAAAAATAA
- a CDS encoding RNA methyltransferase, translating to MEFFDYYEKLYGERWPALLEALKGEGRATKLQFGDNLEPYFLDEASVFAAEALGVEPGMDVLDMCAAPGGKTLVIASKLKGEGSLQSNDRSPDRRMRLKRVIDESLPESWRNIINVTGYDGMKFGLHKKESYDCILLDAPCSSDRHVLASPTHLAEWSSKRVKRLSVEQGALLASAVDALRPGGMLVYGTCALSPMENDDVVKKILKKRPSMQSVEIRDLLPGADRTEFGVHILPDRSEGRGPIYCAKMIKT from the coding sequence ATGGAATTTTTTGACTATTACGAGAAACTATACGGAGAACGTTGGCCTGCGCTGTTGGAAGCTCTGAAGGGCGAGGGCAGGGCGACGAAACTGCAGTTTGGCGACAATTTGGAGCCTTATTTTCTGGATGAGGCTTCGGTTTTTGCTGCGGAAGCTCTGGGCGTGGAGCCGGGCATGGATGTTTTGGACATGTGTGCCGCTCCTGGCGGTAAAACTCTCGTAATTGCATCAAAATTGAAGGGGGAGGGGTCGTTGCAGAGCAACGATCGCTCACCGGATCGCAGAATGCGTTTGAAACGCGTCATTGACGAATCTTTGCCCGAATCCTGGCGTAATATTATCAATGTTACCGGCTATGACGGAATGAAGTTCGGACTTCATAAAAAGGAGTCCTACGATTGCATTTTGTTGGATGCACCCTGTTCTTCTGATAGACATGTCTTGGCTTCTCCCACCCACTTGGCGGAATGGTCCAGTAAGCGAGTGAAGCGTCTTTCGGTAGAACAAGGAGCCCTGCTCGCCTCTGCTGTGGATGCCTTGCGTCCGGGTGGTATGCTTGTTTATGGTACTTGCGCCCTTTCTCCCATGGAAAATGACGATGTTGTCAAGAAAATTCTGAAGAAAAGGCCGTCGATGCAGTCGGTGGAAATCAGGGATCTTTTGCCTGGTGCGGACCGTACAGAATTTGGTGTTCATATTCTTCCTGACCGTTCCGAGGGAAGAGGCCCGATTTATTGTGCAAAAATGATAAAAACCTAG
- a CDS encoding carboxypeptidase-like regulatory domain-containing protein, with the protein MSKIVLKSSLLVLLAIASCLVGCNPNVAGTVTDTGNTIAGVVYHEDGSVASDAIVRMARMKVADGVGMPEQLEVMTDSKGKYSFDSVLADTFQLAVIDASVAEIFYLPRTTSKSKDLGNIKLAKAAIFKSSMTYEDVAEPAVQVGSHFVVYVAGTPFHESVFAGDSFSVLIPEGDWWMEFFPGDPQIVAKLQESGVADSLIYRRWNMDGTIKGGDTLDVGPFIWSTTTEIDSLIKESEAAAKDVARLSGTVACKNGKPCEGVEVSLITDLFGFEFTEGDSLEFKTLTKTDSLGRWWLPLPKSVPEDSFRVEFRKVQDDIVFLAGTSRYVQKKEIAKLKDTLDIGADTLSKPSTLISGVSLVVDRDDTTQSSNCMVNSVVVGIKGTSHFVRDVTCNLLTLADLPKGNQEIVLYSGDPKVMSVLQKSDAPRWVYVTLTPVSLPEDGTQQQQWMTYSPPSLK; encoded by the coding sequence ATGAGTAAGATTGTTTTGAAGTCTTCCTTGCTTGTGCTTTTGGCCATTGCAAGCTGTTTGGTTGGTTGTAATCCGAATGTTGCCGGCACTGTGACTGACACCGGAAATACCATTGCTGGTGTTGTCTATCATGAAGATGGCAGTGTTGCTTCCGATGCAATTGTCCGTATGGCCCGTATGAAGGTTGCCGACGGCGTTGGCATGCCTGAACAGCTTGAGGTTATGACTGATTCCAAGGGTAAGTATTCCTTTGATTCCGTCTTGGCCGATACATTCCAGCTGGCTGTTATTGACGCCTCTGTTGCTGAAATTTTCTACCTGCCGCGTACAACGTCTAAATCCAAGGATCTTGGAAACATCAAGCTGGCCAAGGCTGCTATATTCAAGAGCTCTATGACTTATGAAGATGTGGCCGAACCTGCGGTTCAGGTGGGCTCTCACTTTGTGGTCTATGTGGCCGGAACTCCTTTCCATGAAAGCGTTTTCGCTGGCGATTCCTTCTCAGTTCTGATTCCGGAAGGTGACTGGTGGATGGAATTCTTCCCGGGTGACCCGCAGATTGTTGCAAAGTTGCAGGAATCTGGCGTCGCTGATTCCCTGATCTATCGCCGTTGGAACATGGATGGCACGATTAAGGGAGGGGACACCTTGGACGTGGGTCCCTTCATCTGGAGTACCACTACCGAAATCGATTCCCTGATTAAGGAATCTGAAGCCGCAGCAAAGGATGTTGCTCGTTTGTCTGGAACCGTAGCATGCAAGAATGGCAAACCCTGTGAAGGTGTTGAAGTTTCCTTGATTACGGACTTGTTCGGCTTTGAATTCACTGAAGGGGACTCCCTGGAATTCAAGACCCTCACAAAGACTGATAGTCTTGGCCGCTGGTGGTTGCCTCTGCCGAAATCTGTCCCGGAAGACTCCTTCCGAGTGGAGTTCCGCAAGGTCCAGGATGATATTGTGTTCCTTGCTGGAACTTCCCGTTATGTCCAAAAGAAGGAAATCGCAAAATTAAAGGACACTTTGGATATTGGTGCGGATACCTTGTCCAAGCCGTCGACTTTGATTAGCGGCGTTTCCCTGGTTGTTGATCGTGATGATACCACCCAGTCTTCCAACTGCATGGTGAATAGCGTGGTTGTGGGTATTAAGGGAACCTCCCACTTTGTTCGCGATGTGACCTGCAATTTGCTGACCTTGGCTGATTTGCCCAAGGGAAATCAGGAAATTGTGCTGTACTCTGGCGACCCGAAGGTGATGTCTGTTTTGCAGAAATCTGACGCTCCGAGATGGGTTTATGTGACTCTGACCCCGGTTTCTCTGCCGGAAGATGGCACCCAGCAACAGCAGTGGATGACCTATTCACCCCCCAGCTTGAAATAA
- a CDS encoding TIGR02147 family protein: MPMNVYAYYNYRKYLQDYYDYRKSVQRYFSYRSFAKKAGYSSSGFYLDLIRGRKSLTPQMLPKFIAALGLNEKEGRYFTLMVDFTHATTAASKQAIFDQMSALLPNAIKSLTKSQQEYYSKWYYVAAREALSVLNVNEKNIQELALFLNPKISLPQAKQAIQLLKTLGLIEIAEDGYFRSVNKAIFSGSEIAPLFVHEFQKQMIDLGKNALDHYSTERRNVSCMTMSVSAEGLERIISKIDLFRKEVVDIIRSDEGETMVCQMNIQFFPLSKEKMELPPETEEDEK, from the coding sequence ATGCCGATGAACGTATACGCATATTATAACTATCGAAAATATCTTCAGGACTACTACGACTACCGTAAGTCCGTCCAAAGATATTTTTCGTACAGGTCTTTCGCCAAAAAGGCGGGGTATTCCTCGTCTGGCTTCTATTTGGACCTGATTCGAGGCCGTAAGTCCCTCACTCCGCAGATGCTGCCGAAGTTTATTGCAGCTTTGGGCTTGAATGAGAAGGAAGGCCGCTATTTCACCTTGATGGTCGACTTTACCCATGCAACAACGGCTGCTTCCAAGCAGGCTATCTTCGACCAGATGTCCGCCCTGTTGCCCAATGCCATTAAGTCTTTGACCAAAAGCCAGCAGGAATACTATAGCAAGTGGTATTATGTTGCTGCTCGCGAAGCATTGTCTGTCCTGAATGTCAATGAAAAGAATATTCAGGAACTGGCTTTGTTCCTGAACCCGAAGATCTCCTTGCCCCAGGCTAAGCAGGCTATCCAGCTGCTCAAGACTTTGGGTCTTATTGAAATTGCAGAAGATGGCTATTTCCGTTCTGTGAACAAGGCTATCTTCAGCGGTAGCGAAATTGCGCCGCTTTTTGTACATGAATTCCAGAAGCAGATGATCGATTTGGGTAAAAATGCCCTGGATCATTACAGCACCGAACGTAGAAATGTATCTTGTATGACGATGAGCGTTTCTGCCGAAGGCCTGGAACGTATTATCAGTAAGATTGACTTGTTCCGCAAGGAAGTGGTGGACATCATTCGCTCCGACGAAGGTGAAACCATGGTCTGCCAGATGAACATTCAGTTCTTCCCGCTGAGCAAGGAAAAAATGGAACTTCCACCTGAAACAGAAGAGGATGAAAAATGA
- a CDS encoding alpha/beta hydrolase, which translates to MEMKKTQIVPKIKEFFLRALRLVGVFALIYVCMVFYLALTERQKAFPRAITHKEANAAIQGKAKSLSCTLEDGIVLGGWSLGSENDPILLYYPDAEEDAAQFLAEIEEIPGIQLVTFNYRGSGENKGKPSEENFETDGSQIFECSAQVNGVEPPYVMGRGTGAILAAQQASNKKYAQTVQLIFSDPIFSIADAVSQKYRKLYPKFLVRSRVSVSQNIFDNIKKDPLIILDRKQFEHRTKDNIRIIKNKTIVSRDGETLNTTLRKALNLSTSNADSIKTN; encoded by the coding sequence ATGGAAATGAAAAAAACGCAAATCGTCCCGAAAATCAAGGAATTTTTCCTTCGCGCACTTCGTTTGGTAGGCGTTTTTGCACTTATTTACGTTTGTATGGTATTCTATCTGGCTCTCACCGAGCGCCAAAAAGCATTTCCTAGGGCTATTACGCATAAAGAAGCGAACGCAGCCATCCAAGGCAAGGCCAAAAGTCTATCCTGCACCTTAGAAGACGGCATTGTTCTAGGAGGATGGAGCCTGGGCAGCGAAAACGACCCTATTTTGCTGTATTATCCCGACGCAGAGGAGGACGCTGCGCAATTTTTGGCCGAAATTGAAGAAATTCCGGGAATTCAGCTGGTCACTTTCAATTATAGAGGCAGCGGAGAAAACAAGGGAAAACCGTCAGAAGAGAATTTTGAAACCGACGGAAGCCAAATTTTCGAATGTTCCGCCCAGGTAAACGGAGTTGAGCCTCCCTACGTCATGGGACGCGGTACAGGAGCCATACTTGCCGCTCAGCAGGCGTCCAACAAAAAATACGCACAAACGGTTCAGTTAATCTTTAGCGATCCCATTTTCAGCATCGCCGACGCCGTATCACAAAAATATCGCAAGTTGTACCCAAAGTTTCTCGTAAGATCAAGGGTCAGTGTATCACAAAATATTTTCGATAACATAAAAAAAGATCCATTAATCATACTTGACCGTAAGCAGTTTGAGCATAGAACGAAAGATAATATTCGTATCATAAAAAACAAAACAATTGTAAGCAGAGATGGAGAAACTTTAAACACCACTCTCCGAAAAGCATTGAATTTAAGCACATCAAACGCTGATTCGATTAAAACAAACTAA
- a CDS encoding UDP-2,3-diacylglucosamine diphosphatase — MNAYFISDAHLGIDPPGCIPDRENQLVEFFRSITGKASHVVIVGDLFEFWYEYSYYVSRDHFKLFAALSALVESGAEVHLLQGNHDFAYGDFFPKTLGVQVHKEVVLDIQGKKVLCRHGDGVAKSDFGYRLFRRILDLPLNRWLFKQLHPDWGMALAKFIGRNSRKYGESRVIKMEEYLDWANRSMQKKGCDMCVLGHHHIFGKWNVEQGLVASPGDWIKKLTYLQMEAGEISVLNFQDA; from the coding sequence ATGAACGCTTATTTCATCAGTGATGCCCATCTCGGTATAGACCCACCAGGCTGTATTCCCGATCGTGAAAATCAGCTTGTAGAATTCTTTAGATCCATTACGGGTAAAGCTTCTCATGTGGTGATTGTTGGCGATCTGTTTGAATTCTGGTACGAGTATTCGTATTATGTGAGCCGCGATCACTTTAAACTTTTTGCGGCGTTGTCTGCGTTGGTTGAGTCGGGTGCAGAAGTGCATTTGCTTCAGGGCAATCATGATTTTGCCTACGGCGATTTTTTCCCGAAAACCTTGGGTGTCCAGGTTCACAAGGAAGTCGTCCTTGATATTCAGGGAAAGAAGGTTCTCTGCCGACATGGTGATGGTGTGGCGAAATCTGATTTCGGCTACAGGCTGTTTCGCAGAATTCTTGACTTGCCATTGAATCGTTGGCTGTTTAAACAGTTACATCCTGACTGGGGAATGGCTCTCGCCAAGTTTATTGGCCGTAATAGCCGTAAGTACGGGGAATCCCGTGTTATCAAGATGGAAGAATATCTTGACTGGGCTAATCGTTCCATGCAAAAGAAAGGCTGCGATATGTGCGTCCTTGGTCATCACCACATTTTTGGAAAATGGAACGTGGAACAGGGCTTGGTGGCTTCCCCTGGTGACTGGATAAAAAAACTCACCTACCTCCAGATGGAAGCAGGTGAAATTTCAGTTTTGAATTTTCAGGACGCTTAA
- the rsmI gene encoding 16S rRNA (cytidine(1402)-2'-O)-methyltransferase, translating into MSHTLYIVATPIGNMEDITYRAVRILKEVPLVLAEDTRHSRVLFDAYNISTPMEAYHDFNKEKVTPKYVEFLKNEGDIALISDAGTPGVADPAFNLVRECVREGIDVRAVPGPCAMITALVSSGMPTDHFTFQYFSPKKSAQRIHLLEKLKDEEATQIFYASPHNIDKFVEEIKQVFGDIKIALMRELTKKFEEHLIGTPTEISAHFKSHPPKGEFVLIFNPQDKSGL; encoded by the coding sequence ATGTCTCATACTTTATACATTGTAGCCACTCCTATCGGAAACATGGAAGATATCACCTACCGTGCAGTCCGTATTCTTAAAGAAGTCCCGTTGGTTCTCGCCGAAGACACCCGTCATTCACGAGTTCTTTTCGACGCCTACAATATCAGCACTCCCATGGAGGCTTACCACGACTTCAACAAGGAAAAGGTTACCCCGAAGTATGTCGAGTTTCTGAAAAACGAAGGCGACATCGCCTTGATTAGCGACGCAGGCACTCCTGGCGTTGCCGACCCAGCATTCAATCTCGTTCGCGAATGCGTACGCGAAGGCATTGATGTTCGTGCAGTACCAGGCCCCTGCGCCATGATTACCGCCCTCGTTAGTAGCGGCATGCCAACCGACCATTTCACATTCCAATACTTCTCCCCCAAGAAGAGTGCCCAGAGAATTCATTTGCTGGAAAAGCTCAAGGATGAAGAAGCCACCCAGATTTTCTACGCCAGCCCGCACAACATCGATAAGTTTGTAGAAGAAATCAAGCAGGTCTTCGGCGATATCAAGATCGCCCTGATGCGCGAGCTGACCAAGAAATTTGAAGAACATCTCATCGGCACCCCCACCGAGATTTCTGCACATTTCAAATCTCACCCGCCCAAGGGTGAATTCGTTCTGATATTCAATCCTCAGGACAAGAGCGGACTCTAA
- the lnt gene encoding apolipoprotein N-acyltransferase, translated as MKKLLEKFKSYPRIFWIYFATILVAEIIVFSQRPDIPGLYTQNLQLLPFVLALPFLIAKKIRSNFTRWIYAYSILAFAFLAIDYNTADYNGAGHAGLIQIALTFLPVGLFWIGHFIRWNIRHFKEFDSRAALIISVFAWGLYAFAFPPMPLGAASLLILVPWFIVLNKYNRQQVLFATFWSGVIYNSINYYWIYNVMHVDAAPSGLILFGLFLLIAYFSAYNVLAAYVYTLAKNITIKGHKILLWFFPIFYAGLEMTRTRGDFSFPWSHLGYAFGNNIELLQMLPWIGIFGYTILIVASNQIVACSFEKSSFKQEQKNVRRLKTLLPNVCVPIVIFVALLIQGSIVLSAPEAAPFYNADNEENPKLTLVQPSITQGMKWSKDRFDSIVDKTLGMAIDSTEENANIIVLAETAIPEYLRRQPQIQSRLQKIANDKNAFIMTGALDYKRNPAGSIRKYDIYNAAFLFTPNSRGFQRYIKKHLVPFSERIPFDDIFPILNYVDLGEGDFVPGTETPVYGPYKWTPYICYDAIFGDLVREAVREGSRLMVNITNDGWFGRSTAPYQHMNLVRYRAIENGMPVARLANSGISLFIDQYGHYDMNTEIFTDAVIQRKVPLKTRDTLYTKIGDAVETALLWFFLFYFVGCFAANIAKNKIRARA; from the coding sequence ATGAAGAAACTTTTAGAAAAGTTCAAATCTTATCCAAGAATTTTTTGGATTTATTTTGCAACAATTCTTGTCGCTGAAATTATCGTATTCAGCCAACGCCCCGACATTCCCGGACTCTACACACAAAATCTTCAGCTACTTCCCTTTGTCCTCGCCCTCCCCTTCTTGATAGCAAAGAAAATCCGCAGCAACTTTACCCGCTGGATTTACGCCTACAGCATCCTTGCTTTCGCTTTCCTTGCCATAGACTACAACACCGCAGATTACAACGGAGCCGGCCACGCAGGCCTCATCCAAATAGCACTGACTTTCCTCCCCGTAGGCTTATTCTGGATAGGTCATTTTATTCGCTGGAATATCCGTCATTTTAAGGAATTCGATTCCCGGGCCGCTTTGATAATTTCCGTATTCGCCTGGGGACTTTACGCATTTGCATTTCCGCCCATGCCTTTGGGTGCTGCATCGTTGCTTATCCTTGTGCCATGGTTCATAGTTCTTAATAAATACAACCGTCAACAAGTTTTATTCGCAACCTTCTGGTCTGGCGTCATCTACAACAGCATCAACTACTACTGGATTTACAACGTCATGCACGTTGATGCGGCTCCGTCCGGACTTATTCTTTTCGGATTGTTCCTGCTCATCGCCTACTTTAGCGCCTACAATGTTCTTGCTGCATACGTTTATACTCTTGCAAAGAACATTACCATCAAAGGCCACAAGATTCTGTTGTGGTTCTTCCCCATTTTCTATGCTGGTCTGGAAATGACCCGCACCCGCGGCGACTTCAGCTTCCCATGGAGCCACCTTGGCTACGCATTCGGAAACAACATTGAACTTTTGCAAATGCTTCCCTGGATTGGAATCTTTGGGTACACCATTCTCATCGTGGCATCAAACCAAATTGTCGCCTGCAGTTTCGAAAAGAGTTCTTTCAAGCAGGAACAAAAAAATGTTCGCAGACTGAAAACCCTTCTGCCTAACGTCTGTGTTCCCATCGTAATTTTCGTAGCCCTTTTAATCCAAGGATCCATCGTCCTATCCGCTCCGGAAGCAGCCCCGTTCTACAACGCAGACAACGAAGAAAACCCAAAGTTGACTCTTGTTCAGCCCAGTATTACCCAGGGTATGAAATGGAGCAAAGATCGTTTTGACTCCATTGTCGATAAGACTTTAGGAATGGCTATAGACAGCACTGAAGAGAACGCGAACATCATCGTTCTCGCAGAAACAGCAATTCCTGAATACCTCCGTCGTCAACCACAAATTCAAAGCCGACTTCAGAAAATTGCGAACGACAAAAACGCGTTTATCATGACAGGCGCTCTTGATTACAAGAGAAACCCCGCAGGATCCATTCGTAAATACGACATCTACAACGCAGCGTTCCTTTTCACTCCGAATTCCCGAGGATTTCAGCGCTACATCAAAAAGCACCTCGTACCATTCAGCGAGCGAATTCCCTTTGACGACATCTTCCCCATTTTGAACTACGTAGATCTTGGCGAAGGGGACTTTGTTCCCGGAACTGAAACCCCAGTCTACGGCCCCTACAAATGGACTCCCTACATTTGCTACGACGCCATCTTTGGAGATCTCGTAAGAGAAGCTGTTCGCGAAGGCTCCCGCCTTATGGTAAATATTACCAACGACGGTTGGTTCGGCAGAAGCACAGCCCCCTACCAGCACATGAATCTGGTACGTTATCGCGCCATCGAAAACGGCATGCCAGTAGCACGCCTTGCAAATTCCGGCATTTCCTTGTTCATCGACCAGTATGGTCACTATGACATGAATACCGAAATCTTCACTGACGCCGTTATACAAAGAAAAGTGCCTCTCAAAACGAGAGACACTTTATACACCAAAATCGGCGATGCTGTAGAAACAGCTTTGTTATGGTTCTTCTTGTTCTACTTTGTTGGTTGTTTCGCAGCCAACATAGCAAAGAACAAAATCAGAGCAAGAGCATAG
- a CDS encoding alpha/beta hydrolase codes for MSEKWCWLPDWAADLELWEDDLIAVDSSADHTFVPYEKMAGCLDHVYDLSGMKDASTVVGWGLGALVLMNNVSQRPKNQKWILLSPFADFCSEDGNWTEQNLQFMAHQTLSTVQPSLNAFMELYENEFGEWQDDWLKKAEKMSPQALCDGLSYLAKNRIEQSIPVDAETKVLYGRLDEAIKPEMTLSLKEFMPGAEFKERPKAGHWPPMLLL; via the coding sequence ATGAGTGAAAAATGGTGTTGGCTACCAGATTGGGCTGCAGACTTAGAGCTTTGGGAAGATGACCTGATTGCTGTCGATTCGTCTGCAGATCATACCTTTGTACCCTATGAAAAAATGGCCGGATGCTTGGATCATGTTTATGACCTGTCCGGGATGAAGGATGCGTCCACTGTTGTTGGGTGGGGGCTTGGCGCCTTGGTCCTGATGAACAACGTGTCTCAACGTCCAAAAAATCAGAAGTGGATTTTACTTTCGCCCTTCGCAGATTTCTGTTCGGAAGATGGAAACTGGACGGAACAGAATTTGCAATTCATGGCGCATCAGACCTTGTCTACTGTGCAACCGTCTTTGAATGCATTCATGGAACTGTATGAGAATGAGTTTGGTGAATGGCAGGACGATTGGTTGAAAAAGGCCGAGAAGATGAGCCCACAAGCTCTTTGTGATGGCTTAAGCTATCTTGCAAAGAATCGCATTGAGCAAAGTATCCCGGTGGATGCAGAAACAAAGGTCCTGTATGGGAGGCTTGATGAAGCTATCAAACCGGAAATGACTTTGTCCTTAAAGGAATTCATGCCTGGGGCCGAATTTAAGGAACGACCCAAGGCTGGTCATTGGCCGCCTATGCTCTTGCTCTGA
- a CDS encoding TPM domain-containing protein has protein sequence MISTKFFLSAVTIVTQIAKFGLHIPSCNTVKKVFVTTLLFICTAFAESNLPTRPTDSFVYDENHLMSTQEIRLFNALAEELRNKTGVDMVCVLMNDIGKNDYKKFATQTAEKWTLGNESVLIFVSQKQRKRSIEVHPGSQSYFTDAVVEKLQQKVLLPAFRQQKYGEGILALAWNLAQVAAQEKGATIDLDSNQFIEEEKEIPARMILFIMLVIFLLLMSKFSGGRGNGCLWFLFGNAMETKKDDVHKGFGGGFGRGKGGFGGGFGRGNSDL, from the coding sequence GTGATTTCTACAAAGTTTTTTTTATCGGCAGTTACAATTGTGACGCAAATCGCAAAATTTGGTTTGCATATTCCAAGTTGTAATACGGTAAAAAAAGTTTTTGTCACCACGTTGCTATTTATTTGTACCGCATTTGCAGAAAGCAATCTGCCCACTAGACCTACAGACAGCTTCGTTTACGACGAAAATCACTTGATGTCCACGCAAGAAATACGTTTGTTCAATGCTTTGGCAGAAGAGCTTCGCAATAAAACTGGCGTAGACATGGTCTGCGTCCTTATGAATGACATCGGCAAGAACGATTATAAAAAGTTTGCCACCCAAACAGCAGAAAAATGGACGCTAGGAAACGAAAGCGTTCTCATTTTCGTCTCACAAAAACAACGCAAGCGAAGCATCGAAGTTCACCCAGGATCACAAAGTTATTTTACCGATGCCGTGGTCGAAAAACTCCAGCAGAAAGTACTTCTTCCCGCATTCCGTCAACAAAAATATGGCGAGGGCATATTAGCTCTAGCCTGGAACCTAGCCCAAGTTGCCGCCCAAGAGAAGGGCGCGACCATTGATCTTGACAGCAACCAATTTATTGAAGAAGAAAAGGAAATCCCAGCAAGAATGATTCTATTCATTATGCTGGTTATATTCCTGCTTTTAATGTCCAAATTCAGCGGAGGCCGTGGCAACGGATGTCTATGGTTCCTTTTCGGAAACGCAATGGAAACGAAGAAAGACGACGTCCATAAAGGTTTCGGAGGTGGTTTTGGACGAGGAAAAGGCGGTTTCGGGGGCGGTTTCGGCAGAGGAAATTCCGATCTATGA